The stretch of DNA atattataGTATACGAGAACGTAGCAATATTCTCAACTCGGATAAACAACATGGTTTAATTTCCTCgtacattttaaattgaaaggtatatacaatatttcatttctATATACATAGACATGtacaattgaaattaaaaaaaaatattaataaataaaaaaacattatattaaaatagatattaaaattaggaaagtaataaaaattagcaCTATGCCAACCTTAGTATTCAAATATTCGCCAGCGAAACAGAAAACGAAAGCCTCTATAGTTACTGCGAGATAAGGaatgacaaattttatcaatattccGGATTTAGTCTCAAAATCTAAAGACTACGtaacagaatattaattatataacattttatttaatattatgattatgacatataatgatttaaataattgtttaaaagtgCATTTccaaaatgttattatattagatatcgcacataacaaatttttatttgctttgaaataaataaatatgtcacttattctaatataataatataactaatataataattttgtatatttcagAATGcgcactttttttcttttgaagaattttggAAATGCGCTACGCAGTCtattattatagtaaaattGAAGCAGCCTTACTCACTATTGTGACCATAAATCCTATGCAACAAATAACGAAAGTGTTCCATACAAATTGCAACAAACCGACAAATGAAAAATAGTCCTCAATATTATTCGACAGCAATATAATCTTCTGGTGTCTTTCGACGAGCGATTTAGTGGTTAACGATTTGGGCTTGCACGGGGAAGAAAATTCTTTGAGCTCTTGGCACATGATATCGATTTGTCCGCTTACGTGCAACACCTCAAAGTAAAAACTGAGAGTTTAAGCAACACTTAAAAAAACTCGagaagaattttaatgaacTCGATCAGAAAAAGTTTGTAATATCACTGCGTTAATCTCTTACCTGATACAAGCCATTTATCCAACCGTTTTCGTTCCTTAACTTACCAATGTTAGGATCAAAGAATTCAGCATCGCGATCACGGTTGCCGTTTCTAACACATGAAAAAACAATCCCACGTTGACAAACTCGAAAATGGGCGATTCGTGGGCCTCGTACGGTAACTGTACCTGCACCGAAAACTCGCGAAACCGCCCGTCTTCCGAAAATGTACGGCGTCGAACATAGCTGTCGATGAAATAGAGAACGGTGGACAGCGCATTGATGGATATCATGGCGTTAGAGCAACGATGCGCCAAATTAGCTTTGTCCATCATCATGCACTCGTGCAATTTGGTCGCGCACTCGTTCCAGTCATCGTCCATCAACCTCAAGATATTCGCGAATATCCTACAACAGATCAAACTGTGAGGTGCATGATAAATCGAGCGCGCAGATCGAGAGATTATCGCTTGCCTGATACGAATTCGCTGGTCTTACCGGCGATTAAACCAAAGACTCAGTAACTTAAAAATCGTCAGACTGTAATCCAGAATGAGGCCTAGATTGTCCATCAATTTGGTCAAATTGTCGAAGTGTGCGTAGACATAAGAATATTGAAAGTATTGCATCACGATGAGGGTCGTCATGTAAAAAACCAAGCAGAGCGTCCCGTGCGAGGCACCGGGCCAAATGCCGATCCAGCTGAGACCGATCTTCAGCAACGGACTTATCGTACTCGTCAACATGTGGCGCGTAATTTCGCATTACACCATCACTCTAACAAAACGCACGCATGCATCGTCCTCGTCCACAACAAAGCAACAAATAACAACTGTGCGAGACGCGAGAGCGCGAAGAAAACACGGGATCGAATCTGTCGCTGTAATTCCATAATACATCTTTCCCCTTCTCCGATGTCACAAGAAAAAGACAGCAATTTTACGGGATAAAACTACTACAATATAATGTGAGTAACGATCGCAATTACGTGTGAACGGTACAACGGCAAACTAAATTGCGACGTTAGATCAACGATTATAGGTTTTGCAACACGCAAAAAAGGTACACGTGTACCTTTACGCAAATGAATGTTCTtcaaaatgcaaatgtaaataatcaccattatgataaaaaattcttcgcAAGAAAGCGTTCTGGAAAAGTAATCTTTTACGTTCTCGATAGATCTGAAAATTGCATCTTGCCAAGCTCTACGATAAATTACGCAAATAACGTGCAGTAATCATCGAATGGTAGTCGGACATTTacgtcaataaaataaaagagaaatgtcacgaataagaaaaatgaaatgtaaGTAGACTGCACTTCAAGCAAAAATTCGACAAAATATATACTGAATacgaatattaaattctaatgttattattaaaatattacaacattataattaaaatatatattcacacAAATCTATTTGTCTGTGAAGAATCATTTATCATCAACACGGAATATTTCTTAAGATTGATGTTGATAAACGAGATTTCTCGATTTAATACATCGCATGTAGCACAGACATATAAGAAGCTGAAGTTTTCATGacctaaaaaataagttttgttAAAAAGACTAGAAAAAATAAGGAATTTGTTTACATCTTACGCTCATAAATCCTTCCAGAGTGAGATCAAAGATTTTCCCTGCAGTAATAGTTAATCGCTTTTGTGATCTCAccattatgaataataaaacgcgACTGTTAGATGGTTCCATGTTGAACCAAAGTGACTCATATATTGCATCGCTAATCGATCTactctataaaaaatacatctcGAATTTAGAAtacgtaaataaaacaatatttaaatatcgttcaaaaaaaataaagatattataaattaataaagatatatagtagaaattattatgcaacggcaaatataaaattatctgcgcatttcttattaaaatttttgctgcACTATgcatcaatcattatttaCGGCTTAGAACTGAagtagaaagaaataatttcgcaTATACTTTGTGCATACAAAATACAGGGGATTCGTTTACAAACCTTGGCACTTAAGTACTCTCCTGCGTAGCAAAATACGAAAACTTCTAACGTCTTTGCGACGTAAAGAAGCACCGATTTTATTAAACCCGCTGTGCTTTTGTGGCTAAGAGTCTACgaacaaataaagaaaaatgtcagtttgttaataataagaaGACAATTAATCTTTCTTACAATTATGATCATAAAACCGGCGCAGCAAATGATTAAAGTATTCCATAAGAGTTGCATCAGTGATATGGACGAGAATAGGTTTTCGATATCTTCCGACAAAGTGATAATTTTCCGATGTTTGTGAATGAGATTTCTGATTACAGTTAGAGATATGTCAGGGCTGGTGCTGCTGGACATTTCTATTATTGCTTGCCGCATAATGTCGATCTGGCCACCCACGTGAAGCACCTATAAAGGTAAAACACATCCGAAATAAACAAGAAACATAAAAgtatacattgtaaaaaaaattatagcgctTTTCGCAGCGCTTTATTACacttaaaattgtaaaaaaaaatttgtttaacttatgataaatatttctgtgcTTACCAAGGTGGCTAGTAACGCATTAATCATACCGGCCACAGAAGCCAACGACAATTCATAAAGAAACTGTCCAATCAGGAGACACTCGAAAAGCGGCGATTTGGTCACCTCGAAagaaaattccatttttactGGAAGTTCTCGAAAATCGTCACTCGCGCTCAGTGCACGAAACACATAAGCAGCAACTGATAAGAAGAAAGCGGCTAAAGCATGGACGCCGATAAGCACGATAGAGTAATGACGCGACAGACTCTTAACCGTCATCATGATGGACTCGCAGGAACCGCAATTGCTCCAGTCTCTCTCCATCGCCGTTAGGATATTATGGAATATCCTGTAGACAGTACATCCTTTCATCGAGAACGCATTAATCTTTCACCATGCAAAAAGTAGCTTCATTGAAAGTgtttatgtagaaaataaatgttatcttCAATAAACACCATTTTATACGCAAATGTAAGTCGCACGCGTTTTGTTGTTCcacaagaaatttttaagacaaacgtcattcaatatttaagtcaaatttcttaaaatacaatagacaattccttttaatatttataataatacccTTTATTTTTCAGTCTGTCCATATATTGAAAAGCATCTTACCGACGATTCCACCGCAGAGTAAGCAGCTTAAGAAAAGCAAGCGTGTTCGCCAGGGCAAGACCCAAACTGTCCATTAGAAGTGAGAGATTACTAAGGTCAAAATGTGCAACAACATAGGAATATTGATAATACTGTAATGTCGCAATTGCCGTTATGTACACGGACCAATAAAGATCCGGGAAAGCCGAATCTGGCCACATGCCGATAAAACGGAGACCGATTTCAACCAAGCGGCTGATAGTACGTGCGCGGGTCATCGTTATTTCAGAACTATTGTTCTGTTAAAACTCGGTAGTTGTACTTATGTCGACGCGTAAAAAGCAGACAAGAATGTTTTTCAATGTGCTTTAcatgataaaagaaaaaatactgAATAATCATAGGGGAAGCGATAAAGCGCAAGCGACTCTTGCGCAGTGATCAActctaataattttgtaattatactTTAAGTATTCTGAACGTATTAATTCTTGGAAGCTTGCAGGTAAATCGATCGGAAAACAAATCGATGACTATATTCGCTTCCCTTTCGAGGTAGCGAACAATTTAATGTTGCACGATAACACGCAATTGCTTAAAGGTAGAATAAAAGATCAATTTCACATGCAATTACATtcaagaaggaaaaaaagaaaattatgcgCTAAGTTTTAATGAAAACGTTAACGTTTGCGCAGTTTAACTGTAATCGGAAAGAAAGAGTAGTGGAGAACGTTTATTATAGTTAGATGTTTGTGATACAGCCGATCTCGCTATATTACTTTCTGTTTCTCGCTTATCTATCCGCTTACCTGTTCTCTCTTTTTGTGCAGTTATAGAATCAAGAGTGATGCCGGTGAAAACGTTAGACAAGAAAGATTACTAGACgattaaaaatgtaagtaattaaaatagcaaaatatggaacatattttagaaattaattatagacTATATAAATAAGATCTGCACACATTTCAAGCAAAAGTTTtctaaagatatatttaaagactATAGGAacgaacattaaatattacaattaaggTACAATTTCTTCTTTAAGTCTACaacaatgttttataaataccaCAGAAATAAGAACCTAGAAATGTagaacgtgaaaaaaaaataatttttatgaatttaataagtttgttaaaaataatttttacttaaataattttatgttttacaatTTGTGTAATGAAGCTATTCTAACTAAGAACATGTAGATAGAAAAGTAGATATCTATTATACTAATTAGTCTAACATTGCGGAAACATTCAATACATTGCGCAAACTTAGTACATTGCATTTATTACTGATATGTAGGAAACAGAAGCTTTCATAATCTGAAAACAATTGCCCACGATTAATAAGGTGCAATATATTAGAAAAGCATGCTTACAGTATAATGTCTTACACTTGTAAATCCTTCGAAAGTCAAATCAATCACTCTTCCTGCAGTGATCGTTAATCGCTTTTGACATCTCACTATCATGAACAATATAATGCGACTGTCACTCGGCGGCATGTTGTACCAAACCGCTGCATATAATGCATCACCAATCGATTTACTCTGGAAGCAGAATAAACTGCTTAAAACATGCACTAACAGCGATTTTTTATTGCTCAggagacatttttttacatctttttaacaataaaaattaattttaatagaaaaaatacacGCAGTAAATTATCACAgtaaatagatatttacaaTTCTTTCGAAATATTAAGAACTTGTTTACGTACTTTTGCACTCAAAAATTCTCCAGCGAAGCAGAATACGAAAGCTTCTAAAATTATCGCTAAATAATAACTCACAGTCTTGATTAAGCCTAACGTATCCTGGCCGGTGccaataatctataaaaaaataaaggaacAATGTTATTCGTTCAAGacgtaaaacaaaaaaagtggCCAATATTACTTACTAATATAATCACAAAACCTGTGCAACACATGACTATAGTGTTCCACAAAAGTTGCAACAGCGACAGATGAGTATACAAACTCTCAATACTTTCTgataaactaattattttttgatgcTTGCAAATAAGatgttttataacatttaagaATGTGTTCCGATCACATTTGCTATTGGCAATTTCGACCAAGTCTTGGCGCATAATATCGATCTGACCACTtacatgaaatatctataaatataaaataatatgtgttaTCTAAAACAATACTTCGTCCTGTTCTAATAATTTAGTTCGTATCAGAcggaatataattattatttttatattttgtaaattattataatattataattttttaatctcttaagacaaaatatttgcgaGCTTACCAATGTGACAAGCAATGAATTGAACAAACCAACCAGCAAAGCTACCACCAAATCATAGAGAAACTGGCCAATTAAGAAACACTCGAAAGTCGGTGTTTTAGAGACATCGAAAggaaattccatttttatagGAAGTTCTCGAGAACTATTGCCAAATTGATTGGCATCGTTCATCAACTGAAATAAGTGGTCGCCGATTGACAGAAAAAAAGCACCCGAGGCGTTGAGGACGAACACTGCATTGGAAAAACGACGCGACATATCAGCCATGTTCATCATCGTGGACGCATACAAATCATTGATAATGCACTCTTTCCAATCTTCATCCATTGTCTTCACAATATAATGGAATATCCTACGGGAAATATATCGGGCatgtatgttttatttcttcatgtataataaatgtgtatgcgcaaaaaatatttccgcatacattttcatttaaaataatggtgAACTTTTTTCgtcattttgtaatattaatgtaattgcaTTGACACTAAGCACATTTTACATCGTATCCTGCGGAAGGATGTGTCTTACCGACGATTTCGCCACAAAATAACAAGCTTGAGGAAGAAGAGGGTGTACGCCAAGGTAAGACTGAGACATTCCATGAGGAGCGGAATGTTGTTCAATTCAAAATGTGTGAATACGTACACATACTGATAATATTGCACTATTGCTAACGTCGTCACGAAGCTCAACCAATAAAAAGTCGCGTAAGGCGAATCTGGCCACAAACCGATGAAACGAAGGCCGATTTCGACTAAGAAGCTGATAGTATTTGCACGTTTCATCGCTCTTTGCTGATCACTGAACGTTAGCTGAACGTGAAGCCAATGACTGCGGAGATGTCAGTGCGTGAAAAGTACAAgtatatttttcctttaataTGCTATGCATGATGATGACTAAAGCACTAGACGGTCGTAGCGGAGACGATAAAGCGCAAGCTTCTACCAACATAAATCAATCGTAATTACAGCACGGAAATGTTCTCATCGCATTAGGTCTTGGAAACTTATAGCTATACCAATTAGAAAAAGTAATGTAATTGCGATTATTTTCCTTACGGACGTTTTAATATTGTACTGATAGCATATAATTGCTTTAGAACTGTACATTTCTGTTGTAagagcaattttatttctgtccACGTCCGGCAAAAAAAAGTTAGTCTGACGATTACTAACGTTCATATCTGTAGAACGCAAATGTGAGATGGCAAGAAAACGTTTATTGTAGTtagacataaataattttgccaattttctttgtttcttattCACATAGTCTCTAATCATCTTTTTTTGCGAACACAAATGAGGACTTCTAGACTTATGACAAATAATCATAAGAGAAGAtagtaaattttgtaatattgtttAGTACCAAGAGAGAGATTGCAACACAAAAATGAGTGAATTCAATTGCGCAAATAATACTTTCATTGCTGATTTTGTCATATTAATCGACAAAGAAAATcgacacaaaaattttaacaaattataaaatggaaaacaatttacaaaaattagttTCTATAGCATTCTTGATCTGTTACGAGAACTAAAAAAGCagttataaaatgatatatattaagGATGTTTAGtacctatttttaaaatattaggaatttaacaaaaattttacagattgtTCTTACATATGTTCGGAGATTTGTGACAAAATCCGGAGTCGATTTACTGAAGCAATCAAAAGTTATAaggattttaatttgcaacgaATTTACCCGTGACTTTATGGAAAACGCGTAACCGTGTTGATTTAAGTGGCTAAAatggatagaaaaaaattttttttgttgaagaaGTTTCttttcgtacacttttttGGTCactatttttccttttcatcGATAAGGGCCTACTTTTGGCATTGTGGATAAACACAACTAACCTTTATCCGCACGTCAAGCATAATTcagaaaattcgaaaattctcagaaaaaaaacaacagaaatttaaaagtacATTTCTGCACTCTACTTatgaataaatgataagattCTGTGCAATCTTTATTACTCAAACTATATGAGAAGAGCATATATtcatcaaaatcaaatttcagCAACTTTTTGCTACGATTGTACGTACAAAACATccttaaataatttctataaaaaaaatatcattacacATAATTGTAAAAGACAAGCACAtattcattacaaaaatatcgcaTATATAAAGCttcttgataaatattcttgataaatataagattctaaagaAGATTCCGAAAGAAGATAGCACAacatatcataaaaatagtaagcagaattttatgttaatgaagaaaaagcaAAATGTCAATTGAAAATTCGATGATTGCAATAGCTGAAatttgaaagagaaaagagagaataaaagATTCATAAACATATATACGGATATGGACGAATCtttgatattattacaaaacatGCTCGCAAACCTTCTTTTTTAGAtctgcaacattttttttattgacagcacaatggaaataaaaacataacaattgatataaaaaaattgcacatagAAAAAGTTGGAGTGGAATTCTATTATCACATACGAAGAATAGTTATCCACTGAATTTTTAAAGGATAATTTacactgaaataattttatttcacgacAATTTCATTCATTATCAGTCAACAATAATGATCgtctgataaaattattatatttaagcCAACAGTGAGCATGCACATATTGTGATCGACAGGCACCATCTGAAGTCAGTACGTCGCATTTAATACCGATACATAGGAGGCTGATGCTCTCATAATCTGAAAAGGTGCGCGTAAATAATGcagtttaataaaagtaaaagtgCTACATATCGAAGAAAACTGAGAAGTGTTTATGTAGCATAAGACGCCTTACGCTTGTAAATCCTTCCAAAGTTAAATCAACGACTTTTCCTGCAGTAATAGTCAATCGCTTTTGCGATCGTAGCAACATGAATAACAAAATGCGACTGTCGGTTGGCGGCATGTTATACCAAAACGACTCATACACTGCATCGTTAATCGTCTTACTCTAAGAACaggataatatttcatttcaaattGCAGATACAAACTCacgaacattttttaatacacttttaaaattttaattagaaaaattttttatgtttatgcatttttattttttatgagttcttttttttgtttaaaacatgataaaaagataaataaccGCAATGAGTGCTTTGGATATACGAAGAACTCCTTTACAAACCTTGGCGCTCAAAAATTCTCCTACAAAGCAGAGTATAAAAACTTCTAGAGTTATTGCGATATAAAAACTTATAGACTTAATCAAAGTTGTCGCACCTTCGTCGGCACGAATGGTCTGCAATAAAACAAAGGAAAGATATTCTTCGTCGAAAATGCGAGGCAACAGCCTGCCGTTACTCACAATTACAATAACAAAACCAGTGCAGCAGATAACTAAAGTATTCCACAAGAGCTGCATCAGCGcgatataacaaaataaacttTCGATGTTCTCCGATAAAGTAATGATTTTCTGATGCCTGTGAATGAGACCTTTGATGACAATTAAGGATGTGCTGGAATCATATTTACTGTTAGAAATTTCATTTAAGTCCTGTCGCATAATATCAATTTGACCGCTTACGTGGAGcacctataaaaatatgaaatcaagtatcaataaaaattaattaatattatttgaaaataattaataccacatcgtattttattattaattagaaactCGATTATATCGAACAAAAATGACAGAATATCTATTTTGTTATGAGGAATTGAATATAaaacgaaaattaattatcatacatataagaaaatatttttgcaaagtcATAAACTTACGAATGACACGAGCAACGCATTCACCATACCAACCACAGAAGCCAGCAGCAATTCGTAGAGGAATTGCCCCGCCAAAAAGCACTCGAATACCGGCGATTTGCTGACATCGAACGGGAACTCCATTTTTATAGGGAGCTGCCGAGAATTATTGTCCACGCGATCGGCGTCGTTCATCGACTGGAGCAGATGCTCGCCGATCGAAAGGAAAAAAGCAGCCAAGGCGTTGATGCTGATCATCACGTTGGTGCAGCGATGCGACAGATCCGCCACGCTCATCATCGTCGATGTGTACGAATCGTTGATGACGCAGTCTTTCCAGTCACGATTCATCGTCGTCAAGATGTAAGAGAATGTCCTGCAGGAAGCAGCTTGTATATCGAGCATTGtacacattaataaatttcttataaattgcTTAGTAATTGCTTAATAAAGGAGCCGTCCTGACTTTCGTATTTGTCTGTTCTAAGTCACTTCTGCAACGGAACGCGTCTTACCGGCGTTTCCACCACAGAACAAACAGCTTGACAAAGGCGAGGGTGTACGCCAAGGTAAGACCAAGACAGTCCATGAGAAGCGGAATGTCGCTCAAGTCGAAATGCGCGAGAACGTACGCATACTGGAAATACTGCACTATCACCATCGTCGTCATGTAGATTAACCAACAGAAAGTCGAGTAAGCCGAATCCGGCCACATGCCGATGAAACGAAAGACAATCTCGATAGGACGGCTGATGGTGCTTGTGCGTTTCATCGCTCCGCGACAATCGCTGAACATTTCGAATCGGCTATCGAGATGTCAATGCACCAAAGCGCTTAAGAAACTTCATTCGACGAGGCGCACATGTGCGTCGTTCGCTGAATAATCGTAGAAAGAACGACAAAGCGCAGGTCTTTCTGAACATCGATCAGTCGTAATTATACGTCGACGATTTCAATCTCATTA from Linepithema humile isolate Giens D197 chromosome 2, Lhum_UNIL_v1.0, whole genome shotgun sequence encodes:
- the LOC105670816 gene encoding odorant receptor 13a-like isoform X2 — protein: MTRARTISRLVEIGLRFIGMWPDSAFPDLYWSVYITAIATLQYYQYSYVVAHFDLSNLSLLMDSLGLALANTLAFLKLLTLRWNRRIFHNILTAMERDWSNCGSCESIMMTVKSLSRHYSIVLIGVHALAAFFLSVAAYVFRALSASDDFRELPVKMEFSFEVTKSPLFECLLIGQFLYELSLASVAGMINALLATLVLHVGGQIDIMRQAIIEMSSSTSPDISLTVIRNLIHKHRKIITLSEDIENLFSSISLMQLLWNTLIICCAGFMIIITLSHKSTAGLIKSVLLYVAKTLEVFVFCYAGEYLSAKID
- the LOC105670817 gene encoding odorant receptor 13a-like isoform X1, producing the protein MKRTSTISRPIEIVFRFIGMWPDSAYSTFCWLIYMTTMVIVQYFQYAYVLAHFDLSDIPLLMDCLGLTLAYTLAFVKLFVLWWKRRTFSYILTTMNRDWKDCVINDSYTSTMMSVADLSHRCTNVMISINALAAFFLSIGEHLLQSMNDADRVDNNSRQLPIKMEFPFDVSKSPVFECFLAGQFLYELLLASVVGMVNALLVSFVLHVSGQIDIMRQDLNEISNSKYDSSTSLIVIKGLIHRHQKIITLSENIESLFCYIALMQLLWNTLVICCTGFVIVIVSNGRLLPRIFDEEYLSFVLLQTIRADEGATTLIKSISFYIAITLEVFILCFVGEFLSAKSKTINDAVYESFWYNMPPTDSRILLFMLLRSQKRLTITAGKVVDLTLEGFTSIMRASASYVSVLNATY
- the LOC136996909 gene encoding odorant receptor 22c-like — protein: MLTSTISPLLKIGLSWIGIWPGASHGTLCLVFYMTTLIVMQYFQYSYVYAHFDNLTKLMDNLGLILDYSLTIFKLLSLWFNRRIFANILRLMDDDWNECATKLHECMMMDKANLAHRCSNAMISINALSTVLYFIDSYVRRRTFSEDGRFREFSVQVQLPYEAHESPIFEFVNVGLFFHVLETATVIAMLNSLILTLVLHVSGQIDIMCQELKEFSSPCKPKSLTTKSLVERHQKIILLSNNIEDYFSFVGLLQFVWNTFVICCIGFMVTISLDFETKSGILIKFVIPYLAVTIEAFVFCFAGEYLNTKSNSIGDAAYEAIWYDLPINECRILLFIILRSQKRLTITAGKVMDLTLESFTAIMKASASYISVLHAMY
- the LOC105670817 gene encoding odorant receptor 13a-like isoform X2 — translated: MKRTSTISRPIEIVFRFIGMWPDSAYSTFCWLIYMTTMVIVQYFQYAYVLAHFDLSDIPLLMDCLGLTLAYTLAFVKLFVLWWKRRTFSYILTTMNRDWKDCVINDSYTSTMMSVADLSHRCTNVMISINALAAFFLSIGEHLLQSMNDADRVDNNSRQLPIKMEFPFDVSKSPVFECFLAGQFLYELLLASVVGMVNALLVSFVLHVSGQIDIMRQDLNEISNSKYDSSTSLIVIKGLIHRHQKIITLSENIESLFCYIALMQLLWNTLVICCTGFVIVITIRADEGATTLIKSISFYIAITLEVFILCFVGEFLSAKSKTINDAVYESFWYNMPPTDSRILLFMLLRSQKRLTITAGKVVDLTLEGFTSIMRASASYVSVLNATY
- the LOC105670816 gene encoding odorant receptor 13a-like isoform X1, with product MTRARTISRLVEIGLRFIGMWPDSAFPDLYWSVYITAIATLQYYQYSYVVAHFDLSNLSLLMDSLGLALANTLAFLKLLTLRWNRRIFHNILTAMERDWSNCGSCESIMMTVKSLSRHYSIVLIGVHALAAFFLSVAAYVFRALSASDDFRELPVKMEFSFEVTKSPLFECLLIGQFLYELSLASVAGMINALLATLVLHVGGQIDIMRQAIIEMSSSTSPDISLTVIRNLIHKHRKIITLSEDIENLFSSISLMQLLWNTLIICCAGFMIIITLSHKSTAGLIKSVLLYVAKTLEVFVFCYAGEYLSAKSRSISDAIYESLWFNMEPSNSRVLLFIMVRSQKRLTITAGKIFDLTLEGFMSVMKTSASYMSVLHAMY
- the LOC105670815 gene encoding odorant receptor 13a-like, with protein sequence MKRANTISFLVEIGLRFIGLWPDSPYATFYWLSFVTTLAIVQYYQYVYVFTHFELNNIPLLMECLSLTLAYTLFFLKLVILWRNRRIFHYIVKTMDEDWKECIINDLYASTMMNMADMSRRFSNAVFVLNASGAFFLSIGDHLFQLMNDANQFGNSSRELPIKMEFPFDVSKTPTFECFLIGQFLYDLVVALLVGLFNSLLVTLIFHVSGQIDIMRQDLVEIANSKCDRNTFLNVIKHLICKHQKIISLSESIESLYTHLSLLQLLWNTIVMCCTGFVIILIIGTGQDTLGLIKTVSYYLAIILEAFVFCFAGEFLSAKSKSIGDALYAAVWYNMPPSDSRIILFMIVRCQKRLTITAGRVIDLTFEGFTSIMKASVSYISVINAMY